One region of Azoarcus sp. CIB genomic DNA includes:
- a CDS encoding GntR family transcriptional regulator has translation MIATRIAPLALYQEVAERLRQLIFSHELAPGTWVDEQALADNYGISRTPLREALKVLASEGLVTLKPRRGCYVTEISERDLDEIFAVMALLEGQCAQATAQKATDADLDRLRAIHAELEKAAAAEDINGFFESNQAFHLALQEIADNRWLQHAIEDLRRVIKLSRHHSLFGEGRLEQSLAEHREILAALTARRADDAERLMRAHIGSGRAALGRIAKARNKVA, from the coding sequence ATGATCGCCACCCGCATCGCCCCGCTCGCGCTGTACCAGGAAGTCGCCGAGCGGCTGCGCCAGCTCATCTTCTCGCACGAACTGGCGCCCGGCACCTGGGTCGACGAGCAGGCGCTCGCCGACAACTACGGCATCTCGCGCACGCCCTTGCGCGAGGCGCTGAAGGTGCTCGCCTCCGAAGGGCTCGTCACACTGAAACCGCGCCGCGGGTGCTACGTCACCGAGATCTCCGAGCGCGATCTCGACGAGATCTTCGCCGTGATGGCCCTCCTCGAAGGCCAGTGCGCCCAGGCCACGGCGCAAAAGGCCACCGACGCGGACCTCGATCGCCTGCGTGCGATCCACGCCGAACTGGAAAAGGCCGCAGCGGCGGAAGACATCAACGGCTTCTTCGAATCGAACCAGGCCTTCCACCTCGCGCTGCAGGAAATCGCGGACAACCGCTGGCTGCAGCACGCGATCGAGGATCTGCGCCGCGTGATCAAGCTGTCGCGCCATCACTCGCTGTTCGGCGAAGGCCGCCTCGAGCAGTCGCTCGCCGAACACCGCGAGATCCTCGCCGCCCTCACGGCGCGCCGCGCGGACGACGCGGAACGGCTGATGCGCGCCCACATCGGCAGCGGACGCGCAGCCTTGGGGCGCATCGCCAAGGCACGCAACAAGGTCGCCTGA
- the fumC gene encoding class II fumarate hydratase — protein sequence MDATRTETDSMGPVEVAADRYWGAQTERSLAHFPIGTDRFRWGRAMIRALGILKKAAAQANAELGELAPELAELIGRAADEVISGELDEHFPLVVFQTGSGTQSNMNANEVIANRAIELAGGTIGSKRPIHPNDHVNRGQSSNDTFPTAMHIAIVGELHDRLLPAVRRLRDTLADKAKSSEEIVKTGRTHLQDATPVTLGQEIGAWVAQIDFGLGAVTASLPALYELAIGGTAVGTGLNAHPRFGDCAAAQIAQLTGHPFRSAPDRFFALAAHDALVQTSAALRTLAGGLMKMANDVRWLASGPRCGIGELLIPENEPGSSIMPGKVNPTQCEALTMVCVQVFGNDAAVAFAGTQGNFQLNVYKPVMAHNVLESIALLADACDAFEAHCARGLRPNLPRIRENLEKNLMLVTALNRHIGYDRAAEIAKKAHHEGLSLREAALTSGYVRAEEFDLWVDPEAMTRPGG from the coding sequence ATGGACGCGACGCGTACCGAAACCGATTCGATGGGCCCCGTCGAGGTCGCGGCGGACCGCTACTGGGGGGCCCAGACCGAGCGTTCGCTCGCGCATTTTCCGATCGGCACCGACCGCTTCCGCTGGGGGAGGGCGATGATCCGGGCGCTGGGAATCCTGAAGAAAGCTGCGGCGCAGGCGAATGCCGAATTGGGCGAACTGGCGCCCGAGCTTGCCGAGCTGATCGGTCGTGCCGCCGACGAGGTCATCTCCGGCGAGCTGGATGAGCATTTCCCGCTGGTCGTGTTCCAGACCGGCTCAGGCACGCAGTCCAACATGAACGCCAACGAGGTGATTGCGAATCGTGCGATCGAACTGGCGGGCGGCACGATCGGCTCGAAGCGGCCGATCCATCCGAACGACCACGTCAATCGCGGTCAGTCTTCGAACGACACATTCCCGACCGCAATGCACATCGCGATCGTCGGCGAACTGCATGATCGCCTGCTGCCCGCCGTGCGGCGCCTGCGCGACACGCTGGCGGACAAAGCGAAGAGCAGCGAGGAGATCGTCAAGACCGGGCGCACCCATCTGCAGGATGCGACGCCGGTGACGCTCGGCCAGGAGATCGGCGCGTGGGTGGCGCAGATCGATTTCGGCCTCGGCGCGGTGACGGCGAGCCTGCCGGCGCTTTACGAACTGGCGATCGGCGGTACGGCCGTTGGCACCGGGCTCAATGCCCATCCGCGCTTCGGCGATTGCGCGGCGGCGCAGATCGCGCAGCTGACCGGCCATCCGTTCCGCAGCGCGCCGGACCGCTTCTTCGCGCTGGCGGCACACGATGCGCTGGTGCAGACCTCGGCCGCGCTGCGCACGCTGGCGGGCGGATTGATGAAGATGGCCAACGACGTGCGCTGGCTGGCGAGCGGGCCGCGCTGCGGCATCGGCGAGCTGCTGATTCCGGAGAACGAGCCGGGGTCGTCGATCATGCCGGGCAAGGTGAACCCGACGCAGTGCGAGGCGCTGACGATGGTGTGCGTGCAGGTGTTCGGTAATGACGCTGCCGTCGCGTTCGCGGGCACGCAGGGCAACTTCCAGCTCAACGTGTACAAGCCGGTGATGGCGCACAACGTGCTGGAGAGCATCGCGCTGCTGGCGGACGCCTGCGATGCCTTCGAGGCGCACTGCGCGCGCGGCCTGCGGCCCAATCTGCCGCGCATCCGCGAGAACCTGGAGAAGAATTTGATGCTGGTGACGGCGCTCAATCGCCACATCGGCTACGACCGCGCCGCGGAGATCGCGAAGAAGGCGCACCACGAGGGGCTGTCACTGCGCGAGGCGGCGCTGACGAGCGGGTATGTGCGCGCGGAAGAGTTCGACCTGTGGGTGGATCCGGAGGCGATGACGCGGCCGGGCGGGTGA
- a CDS encoding histidine kinase, producing MPRTDDNRNLQAGAAPTTTRAGNSPELRRVLANIRVLVAIVAATEAVSLSASTRPTMMLAVLGYAAWAGWLCWVELHGMRPIRSMLTSWVDATWILLFAWLAGTQSSLYTLLLLFPVLFAALSFGFVPGLVISLFSAAGAAGELLLRDMNIGRLSPEIILQPLSILVLGPLVAGLARAGVQMNEQMSIADRLLGAADPRLGVKRVAETLLRAVSRHFSADLGLLLIWLPGGDARLFRCDRNGRFAELDGELRTALVEALVRLPADVVSVHHHAHLLGRLPLRYTSGFDLVNKTPTNAAREAVQDLAEALDAHSMIAIPICRRGPHPCRLVLESAHRRYRSHDADLLAGVMDQLAPVLENAGLLERLADEAMATERARIGRDLHDNAIQPYLGLKYGIEALARKAGADNPLRTDILALQEVALDELHTLRELVSGMRNGASGGDDALCPALQRQAKRFTELFGIDVSVQCEGNLSIRRKLAAAIFPMVSEALTNIRRHTAAPRAEILVRADDNDYTVEIRNPHDINSPPEPFVPRSVVERADSVSGCVVVDIQQNGITALMISIPKTT from the coding sequence ATGCCTCGAACGGACGACAACAGGAACCTGCAGGCTGGCGCAGCACCAACGACCACGCGCGCGGGCAACAGCCCGGAGCTGCGGCGCGTGCTCGCGAACATCCGCGTGCTGGTCGCCATCGTCGCCGCGACCGAGGCGGTATCGCTGTCGGCCTCCACCCGCCCGACCATGATGCTCGCAGTGCTCGGCTACGCGGCCTGGGCGGGATGGCTATGCTGGGTCGAACTGCACGGCATGCGCCCGATCCGCTCCATGCTGACCTCCTGGGTCGACGCGACCTGGATCCTCCTGTTCGCGTGGCTGGCCGGCACGCAGAGCAGCCTCTACACGCTGCTCCTGCTTTTCCCGGTGCTCTTCGCCGCGCTGAGCTTCGGCTTCGTGCCCGGCCTCGTCATCTCGCTGTTCTCCGCTGCAGGGGCGGCCGGCGAACTCCTCCTGCGCGACATGAACATCGGCAGACTCTCGCCGGAAATCATCCTCCAGCCCTTGTCGATCCTGGTCCTGGGGCCGCTGGTCGCCGGCCTCGCGCGCGCCGGCGTGCAGATGAACGAGCAGATGTCCATCGCCGACCGCCTGCTCGGCGCCGCCGACCCGCGCCTCGGCGTCAAGCGCGTCGCCGAGACCCTGCTGCGGGCCGTCTCGCGGCACTTCTCGGCCGATCTCGGCCTGCTGCTGATCTGGCTCCCGGGCGGCGACGCGCGGCTGTTCCGCTGCGACCGCAACGGCCGGTTCGCCGAACTCGACGGCGAACTGCGCACTGCCCTCGTCGAAGCGCTGGTGCGCCTGCCCGCGGATGTCGTCAGCGTGCACCACCACGCCCACCTCCTCGGCCGCTTGCCGCTGCGTTACACCAGCGGCTTCGACCTGGTGAACAAAACGCCCACGAACGCGGCACGGGAGGCCGTTCAGGATCTCGCCGAAGCGCTCGATGCGCACTCAATGATCGCGATCCCCATCTGCCGCCGCGGCCCCCACCCCTGCCGCCTGGTGCTCGAATCCGCGCACCGCCGCTATCGCTCCCACGACGCCGACCTCCTCGCCGGCGTCATGGATCAGCTCGCCCCCGTGCTCGAGAACGCCGGCCTGCTGGAGCGCCTCGCCGACGAAGCAATGGCCACCGAGCGTGCTCGCATCGGCCGCGACCTCCACGACAACGCGATCCAGCCCTATCTCGGCCTCAAATACGGCATCGAAGCCCTCGCACGCAAGGCCGGCGCGGACAATCCGCTGCGCACGGACATCCTCGCCCTGCAGGAAGTCGCGCTCGACGAACTGCACACCCTGCGCGAGCTCGTGAGCGGCATGCGCAACGGCGCCTCCGGCGGTGACGACGCCCTCTGCCCCGCCTTGCAGCGACAGGCCAAGCGCTTCACCGAACTGTTCGGCATCGACGTGTCGGTGCAGTGCGAAGGCAACCTGTCGATCCGGCGCAAGCTCGCCGCCGCGATCTTCCCGATGGTCAGCGAGGCCCTCACCAACATCCGCCGCCACACTGCCGCCCCCCGTGCGGAGATCCTCGTCCGCGCGGACGACAATGACTACACCGTCGAGATCCGCAACCCGCACGACATCAACTCGCCTCCGGAACCCTTCGTACCCCGCTCTGTTGTCGAACGCGCAGATTCTGTAAGTGGATGTGTCGTAGTCGACATTCAACAGAACGGCATCACTGCTCTAATGATCTCGATCCCGAAAACAACCTGA
- a CDS encoding response regulator transcription factor → MIEVTERPIRVFLVDDHRATLWGLERLVGAAQRMQLAGSATSIAELLASPESREADVIVIDLDLGGHNSSDSFAELLSTYGAKVLVLTGARDLDAHRRAVMAGARGVVRKEEPVDVLLRAIEKVHEGDVWVNRALIGDIMNMLTGNKKAAAPDDARIASLTPKEVEVVGAVVRHKGAKSLVIADDIGISEHTLRNHLTAIYHKLEVHGRLELYLYAKERGIGNVAQ, encoded by the coding sequence ATGATTGAAGTCACCGAACGCCCAATCCGTGTTTTCCTCGTCGATGACCATCGCGCAACGCTGTGGGGCCTCGAACGCCTCGTCGGCGCGGCGCAACGCATGCAACTGGCCGGCAGCGCGACCAGCATCGCCGAACTCCTCGCATCCCCCGAAAGCCGCGAGGCCGACGTCATCGTCATCGACCTCGACCTCGGCGGCCACAATTCCAGCGACTCCTTCGCCGAGCTGCTCTCGACCTACGGCGCGAAGGTCCTCGTCCTCACCGGCGCCCGCGACCTCGATGCCCATCGCCGCGCGGTGATGGCCGGCGCCCGCGGCGTCGTGCGCAAGGAAGAACCCGTCGACGTCCTGCTGCGCGCGATCGAAAAAGTGCACGAAGGCGACGTGTGGGTGAACCGCGCGCTCATCGGCGACATCATGAACATGCTCACGGGCAACAAGAAAGCCGCCGCCCCCGACGACGCCCGCATCGCCAGCCTCACGCCGAAGGAAGTCGAAGTCGTCGGCGCCGTCGTGCGCCACAAGGGCGCGAAGAGCCTGGTCATCGCCGACGACATCGGCATCAGCGAACACACACTGCGCAACCACCTGACCGCCATCTACCACAAGCTGGAAGTGCATGGCCGGCTCGAGCTGTACCTGTACGCCAAGGAACGCGGCATCGGCAACGTCGCGCAATAG
- a CDS encoding S8 family serine peptidase: MRHATFLGPLAAACLMFAQPPAHSGGLPAGVAPPPRFAPDQLLVAFRPGTPGAQIAQAHAAAGAQVLKRFDAIGVYFLSIPSGAVEATAALYERNPNVRYAEPNFHRPLVLPTEGRDPALPPGLGTDYLPLQWGLNNTGQPLYDSASGANVNGTLDADIDAAEAWVLSRSNDTIKIAILDSGVECTHVDLLGKCVEQKNFTASTTTADVIGHGTHVAGIAAANTNNGKGTAGVGWNAKVGSLKVCHEWPSEDLPLLGMCDVADSIAGLMYAADNGYRVANMSYGSDPDPYSPSQAEADAIKYAWSKGVVLVAAAGNDYASTRHYPAAFPEVISVAATDRHDNLAYFSSFGSSWVSVAAPGHDILSAYPNVACGIPLDDPEGCYNWLSGTSMASPHVAGLAALVLTRYGNITNTQARAHIENTANPQGALGQNFRAWVRYGRVNAHLALTADNPPPPPPTITLTATGYKVKGQQKADLQWMGATTNSMDVLRNGSVVATTQNDGAYTDPINRTGGGSYTYKVCEAGTAVCSNEATITF, encoded by the coding sequence ATGCGTCACGCCACTTTCCTCGGCCCGCTCGCCGCAGCCTGCCTGATGTTCGCCCAGCCTCCGGCACACTCCGGCGGTCTCCCTGCCGGCGTCGCGCCCCCTCCCCGCTTCGCCCCCGACCAATTGCTGGTCGCGTTCCGCCCTGGCACTCCAGGCGCACAGATCGCCCAGGCGCACGCTGCAGCCGGCGCGCAGGTGCTCAAGCGCTTCGACGCCATCGGCGTATATTTCCTGTCGATCCCGTCGGGCGCCGTCGAAGCGACCGCTGCACTCTACGAGCGCAACCCGAACGTCCGCTACGCCGAACCGAACTTCCACCGCCCCCTGGTTCTGCCCACGGAAGGCCGGGACCCGGCCCTGCCCCCCGGGCTGGGCACCGACTACCTGCCACTGCAATGGGGCCTCAACAACACCGGCCAGCCCCTCTACGATTCCGCATCGGGCGCCAACGTGAACGGCACGCTCGACGCCGACATCGACGCAGCGGAAGCGTGGGTCCTCTCGCGCAGCAACGACACCATCAAGATCGCGATCCTCGACAGCGGGGTCGAGTGCACGCATGTCGACCTACTCGGCAAGTGCGTCGAACAGAAGAACTTCACCGCCAGCACCACCACCGCGGACGTCATCGGACACGGCACCCACGTCGCCGGCATCGCCGCGGCGAACACCAACAACGGCAAAGGGACGGCCGGCGTCGGCTGGAACGCGAAAGTCGGATCGCTGAAGGTGTGCCACGAGTGGCCGTCGGAAGATCTCCCCCTCCTCGGCATGTGCGACGTCGCCGACTCCATAGCCGGTCTGATGTACGCGGCCGACAACGGCTACCGCGTCGCCAACATGAGCTACGGCAGCGACCCCGACCCCTACTCCCCTTCGCAAGCCGAAGCCGACGCCATCAAATACGCCTGGAGCAAGGGCGTCGTCCTCGTCGCGGCCGCCGGCAACGACTACGCTTCGACGCGTCACTACCCCGCCGCCTTCCCCGAAGTCATCTCCGTCGCCGCCACCGACCGGCACGACAACCTCGCCTATTTTTCGAGCTTCGGCTCGTCATGGGTGTCCGTCGCGGCCCCCGGTCACGACATCCTCTCGGCCTACCCCAACGTCGCCTGCGGCATCCCGCTGGATGACCCGGAAGGCTGCTACAACTGGCTGTCCGGCACCTCGATGGCATCCCCCCACGTCGCCGGCCTCGCTGCGCTCGTCCTCACCCGCTACGGCAACATCACGAACACCCAGGCCCGCGCCCATATCGAGAACACAGCCAACCCACAAGGCGCCCTCGGCCAGAATTTCCGCGCCTGGGTGCGATACGGCCGCGTCAACGCCCACCTCGCCCTGACCGCCGACAACCCGCCCCCGCCGCCCCCGACCATCACCCTCACTGCGACCGGCTACAAGGTCAAGGGCCAGCAGAAAGCGGATCTACAATGGATGGGCGCGACCACGAACTCGATGGACGTCCTGCGCAACGGCAGCGTCGTCGCCACCACCCAGAACGACGGCGCCTACACCGACCCGATTAATCGGACCGGTGGCGGCAGCTACACCTACAAGGTGTGCGAAGCCGGCACGGCAGTGTGCTCGAACGAGGCGACGATCACCTTCTGA
- a CDS encoding type II toxin-antitoxin system RelE/ParE family toxin has translation MTHWWLAPEAAEDLERLVDFVARTTPEIAADTVELILNALEILSQHPSIGRPMPHGMRELVISRGRTGYVALYSYDEQDDSVLVLAVRHQREDDYH, from the coding sequence ATGACGCACTGGTGGCTGGCGCCAGAGGCCGCAGAAGACCTCGAACGGCTGGTCGATTTTGTCGCGCGAACCACACCAGAGATCGCCGCCGATACCGTCGAACTTATCCTCAACGCCCTGGAAATCCTGTCCCAACATCCGAGTATCGGCCGCCCGATGCCCCACGGGATGCGCGAATTGGTCATCTCTCGCGGCCGAACTGGCTATGTGGCGCTATACAGCTACGACGAACAGGACGACTCCGTGCTGGTGCTCGCAGTTCGGCACCAGCGGGAGGACGACTACCATTGA
- a CDS encoding type IV toxin-antitoxin system AbiEi family antitoxin, with protein sequence MKEDEILQRATEAFAAETGLRTKIWSAPADQVRADVMLDVLVEDRTVRFLAEIKAVDRFQTLGTIKAKGEHAPHPLILVAPYISAVTAQQCRELRLPFIDEAGNAYIEAPGLFIYITGKRRPVQTRITPAYRALTPAGLRIVFALLNRPKLADAPYRDIAKAARVALGTVGDILMDLEHRGHLAPEKPGPRRLLTPRRLQEEWITHYPIKLRPKLNARRFTAPKIDWWQHQDVRQHNAYWGGEVAAAKITGYLKPATATIYLQGKPDALILANRLRPDVNGEVELLDAFWTPDTPRQADDVAPSLVIYADLMATADPRNVEAAKLIHDQYLATTDSTA encoded by the coding sequence TTGAAGGAAGACGAGATCCTTCAGCGAGCGACCGAGGCCTTCGCAGCAGAAACCGGCTTGCGCACGAAAATTTGGTCCGCACCTGCCGACCAAGTTCGAGCCGACGTCATGCTCGATGTCCTTGTAGAAGATCGTACCGTCCGCTTTCTCGCAGAGATCAAAGCGGTCGACCGTTTTCAGACCTTGGGGACAATCAAAGCCAAGGGGGAACATGCGCCGCATCCGCTCATTCTGGTCGCCCCATACATCAGCGCGGTGACCGCCCAACAATGCCGGGAATTGCGTCTCCCGTTCATTGACGAGGCTGGCAACGCATACATTGAAGCGCCCGGGTTGTTCATCTACATCACGGGCAAACGCCGCCCTGTCCAGACGCGTATCACTCCGGCCTATCGCGCCTTGACCCCTGCCGGACTCCGGATCGTCTTTGCGTTGCTCAATCGCCCCAAGCTCGCAGATGCACCATATCGCGACATCGCCAAGGCCGCACGGGTAGCGCTTGGAACTGTGGGTGACATATTGATGGATCTGGAGCACCGCGGCCATCTCGCCCCCGAAAAGCCCGGTCCGCGTCGTCTACTCACCCCGCGTCGCCTTCAGGAAGAGTGGATAACCCACTATCCGATCAAGCTCAGACCCAAGCTGAACGCTCGTCGATTCACCGCACCGAAGATCGACTGGTGGCAGCATCAGGATGTCCGCCAGCACAATGCCTACTGGGGTGGGGAAGTTGCCGCAGCGAAGATTACCGGTTACCTGAAGCCAGCGACTGCCACGATCTACCTCCAAGGCAAGCCGGATGCGCTCATCCTTGCCAATCGACTGCGTCCCGATGTTAACGGTGAAGTCGAACTCCTGGATGCATTTTGGACTCCAGATACCCCGCGTCAAGCCGATGATGTCGCCCCCTCACTGGTCATCTATGCCGACCTGATGGCCACCGCCGATCCGCGCAATGTCGAAGCAGCGAAGTTGATCCATGACCAATACCTCGCAACAACGGACAGTACAGCCTGA
- a CDS encoding nucleotidyl transferase AbiEii/AbiGii toxin family protein, which yields MTNTSQQRTVQPDRPVDPLLVDILRRVDAATRELSIEYFVGGALARDLILFHVFGRHTGRATRDVDLGIHIDDWTTLDTLKTHLIRDGVFSEKAGVAHRLIYDAHDAAFGIPLDLLPFGGVESTDGTIAWPPGMEILMSVAGFVEARQSAMMVGVTDDVCISVASLPALAILKLIAWRDRHLETTKDAADFLLIARNYCDAGNLDRLYDAETALMQAADFDPELAGAMLLGKDAAQICQPHTTQAVTVILTDVGLRQQLISQLLRATLSVGDDAGSSRAERYLNAFQSGLTTVATKKPERRRTR from the coding sequence ATGACCAATACCTCGCAACAACGGACAGTACAGCCTGATCGCCCGGTTGATCCCCTACTTGTCGACATTCTGCGTCGGGTCGATGCCGCCACGCGCGAACTGAGCATCGAATACTTCGTCGGTGGCGCATTGGCGCGCGACCTGATCCTGTTCCACGTCTTTGGCCGACACACAGGCCGAGCTACCCGCGATGTCGATCTGGGAATCCACATAGATGATTGGACCACGCTCGACACGCTGAAAACCCACTTGATACGGGACGGAGTGTTCTCCGAGAAGGCCGGAGTCGCACATCGGCTTATCTACGACGCACACGATGCCGCCTTCGGCATTCCCCTTGATCTGCTGCCGTTTGGCGGCGTCGAATCAACTGACGGAACGATTGCGTGGCCCCCGGGCATGGAGATCCTCATGAGCGTCGCCGGGTTCGTCGAAGCTCGCCAGTCGGCCATGATGGTTGGGGTGACCGACGACGTCTGCATTTCTGTAGCCTCACTGCCGGCCCTTGCGATACTCAAGCTCATCGCCTGGCGTGACCGTCATCTTGAAACCACCAAAGATGCAGCGGATTTCCTGTTGATCGCGCGGAACTACTGCGATGCCGGGAACCTCGACCGGTTGTACGATGCCGAGACGGCCTTGATGCAGGCGGCCGATTTTGATCCAGAACTCGCTGGTGCCATGCTGCTGGGCAAGGACGCTGCCCAAATCTGCCAGCCCCACACGACGCAGGCCGTAACGGTCATCCTGACGGACGTCGGGCTACGGCAGCAACTAATCAGCCAACTCCTGCGAGCCACGCTATCAGTGGGAGATGATGCCGGAAGCTCCCGAGCAGAGCGCTACCTGAACGCATTCCAAAGCGGACTAACGACTGTTGCGACGAAGAAGCCCGAACGCAGACGGACGCGCTGA
- a CDS encoding response regulator transcription factor, translating to MPCLTLARPIEVLLIDDQRAILAGVTALIESEGPGMHVAGRAMTGQQALALASSAQPDVIVLDVDLGGEDGLTLIPGLLSACGAAIIVFTCLIDPAARHRAAHLGAAGFIQKTASGTELIAAIRRSTNSADVIETD from the coding sequence GTGCCCTGCCTCACCCTCGCCCGTCCGATTGAAGTGCTGCTGATCGATGATCAGCGGGCGATTCTCGCTGGCGTCACCGCGCTTATCGAGAGCGAGGGGCCTGGCATGCACGTTGCAGGCCGTGCCATGACTGGGCAGCAGGCACTCGCCCTTGCATCCAGCGCACAGCCCGACGTCATCGTGCTGGATGTCGATCTCGGCGGAGAGGATGGACTCACGCTGATTCCGGGCCTTCTATCCGCCTGCGGAGCGGCGATCATCGTATTTACCTGCTTGATCGATCCCGCCGCACGCCACCGCGCCGCGCACCTCGGCGCCGCTGGCTTCATACAGAAAACCGCTTCAGGCACCGAACTGATCGCCGCGATACGACGCTCAACGAATTCCGCCGACGTGATCGAGACGGACTGA
- a CDS encoding Flp family type IVb pilin codes for MKTAQISETLSAFWSEEDGVTSIEYALLAALIFGAIVASVGLLGDNVKALYDDVAKKLADAVS; via the coding sequence ATGAAAACAGCGCAGATAAGCGAAACGCTCAGCGCGTTCTGGTCCGAGGAGGACGGCGTAACTTCAATCGAATACGCGCTTCTGGCGGCTCTGATTTTTGGCGCAATCGTGGCTTCGGTCGGTCTGCTCGGTGACAACGTCAAGGCACTCTATGACGACGTCGCTAAGAAACTTGCAGACGCAGTGTCCTGA
- a CDS encoding Flp family type IVb pilin, which translates to MLEMMKQFIRDEEGVTAIEYGLIAALIAVVIIVSVGNVGTALTGIFTQIATALNAV; encoded by the coding sequence ATGTTGGAAATGATGAAGCAGTTTATTCGGGACGAAGAAGGCGTGACGGCGATTGAATACGGGTTGATCGCGGCGCTGATCGCGGTTGTGATCATTGTCTCCGTTGGAAACGTCGGCACAGCGCTTACCGGAATCTTTACGCAAATCGCGACCGCACTCAACGCTGTGTAA
- a CDS encoding A24 family peptidase, with amino-acid sequence MSIGLLSLLGILAVALITDIRTRRIPNLLVLGGLLSALTYHVIAAPGAGILEPAGRAIGLLPALGGIAVGFASLFPLYMLRAMGAGDVKLMMMVGAFLGPLQTFGVVVLTFAAGGVLALFMALWQRSFAQLALNLRFILTTSAVRAAVGESPRFEPLQQTAGRMPYAAAIAAGTLLQLILVRSGGWALS; translated from the coding sequence ATGAGCATTGGCCTCCTAAGCTTGCTCGGGATTCTGGCAGTGGCCCTGATCACCGACATCCGCACCCGGCGAATCCCCAACCTCCTTGTCTTGGGCGGTCTTCTATCCGCCTTGACGTATCACGTCATCGCTGCGCCGGGAGCAGGAATACTCGAGCCTGCCGGTCGGGCCATCGGCCTCCTTCCCGCCCTTGGCGGAATCGCCGTCGGTTTCGCTTCCCTTTTTCCCCTCTACATGCTGCGCGCCATGGGCGCCGGCGACGTCAAGCTGATGATGATGGTCGGCGCCTTTCTCGGTCCGCTACAGACTTTCGGCGTCGTCGTGCTGACCTTTGCCGCGGGTGGCGTCCTCGCACTGTTCATGGCGCTGTGGCAACGCTCGTTCGCCCAGCTCGCGCTGAACCTGCGCTTTATTCTGACCACCAGCGCGGTGCGTGCCGCGGTTGGTGAGAGTCCCCGCTTCGAGCCGCTGCAGCAGACCGCCGGGCGCATGCCCTACGCGGCAGCAATCGCCGCGGGCACATTGTTGCAGCTCATCCTGGTCCGCTCGGGCGGCTGGGCCTTGAGCTGA